The Fulvivirga maritima genome segment CCTCACGGAGACGCCTCCATTGGTGATGCCATAGTAAACCTGGGCCAGAAAGATCTTCTTATAGAAACGCAGGGTAACTGGGGAGATATAAGAACGGGTGATAGCGCAGCGGCACCTCGTTATATTGAAGCCAGGCTTTCTAAGTTTGCGCTTGATGTGGTTTATAACCCACAAACTACAGAGTGGCAGCTATCATATGATGGTCGTAAAAAGGAGCCAGTTACACTACCCGTTAAGTTCCCTTTGCTATTAGCACAGGGTGTTGAGGGTATTGCCGTAGGTTTGTCTACTAAAATATTACCACATAACTTCTGTGAGCTCATTAAAGCAGCCATAGATCACTTAAAAGGAAAAAAACCTTCAGTATATCCTGATTTTCCAACAGGAGGAATGGCAGATTTCTCTGAGTATAATGAAGGAATGCGTGGTGGTAGAGTTAAAGTCAGAGCCAAAATAGAAGAGTATGATAAAAAGACTCTTATAATAAAAGATATACCTTTTGGTACTACCACTACCAGTCTTATAGACTCTATCATTAAGGCTAATGATAAAGGTAAAATCAAGGTGAAGCAGGTGATAGATAACACCGCTCAGGATGTAGAGATACTTGTGTCTTTAGCGCCAGGCCAGTCTCCTGACATTACCATAGATGCCCTTTATGCATTTACTGACTGTGAGAGCTCTATTTCGCCTAATGCTTGTGTTATTATAGAAGATAAGCCTCATTTTATATCAGTAAATGATATACTCAGGGCTAATACAGATCAGACAGTAGACCTGCTTACTCAGGAGCTCGAGATTAAAAGAGGTGAGCTAAGAGAGAAAATACTGTTTTCTTCATTAGAGAAAATATTCATAGAGAACCGTATCTATAGAGATATTGAAGAATGCGAAACCTGGGAGGCCGTATTAGAGACTATAGATCAAGGATTAGAGCCCTATAAGCCACAGTTTTATAGAGAAATAACTCAGGAAGACATTGTTAAGCTTACTGAAATTCGTATTAAGCGTATTTCTAAGTTTGACTCCTTCAAGTCTGATGAGCTTTTACGCAAGTTGGAAGAAGAGCTGAAGGAAACTGAATATCATCTGGCTAACATTATTGATTTTTCCATTGCTTATTATGCTAACCTATTGAAGAAATATGGTGAAGGTAAAGAGCGTAAAACAGAGATAAAATCATTCGATGCTATAGACACTACCATAGTGGCTGCCAACAACCAAAAGCTGTATGTAAACAGACAAGATGGTTTTGTGGGTTATGCTTTGAAAAAGGATGAGTTTGTTTGCGAATGTTCTGATATAGATGACATTATTGTTATCAGAAGAGATGGCAAGTGTGTGGTTTCCAGAATATCTGATAAGGTGTTTATGGGTAAAGACATACTTCATGTGGGCATTTGGAAGAAAGGAGATGATAGAATGACCTATAACTTGGTGTACCTCGATGGTAAAAGTGGTCGATCTATGATCAAAAGATTCAATGTTACGGCTGTAACTCGTGATAAAGAATATGACCTTACCAAAAAGAACAAAGGCTCCAAAGTTCTTTATCTAACGGCTAACCCTAATGGAGAAGCAGAGGTAATTAACGTGAAGCTGACATCAGGTTCAAAAGCCAGGAAAAAGGTGTTTGACTTTGACTTCGCTGATATAGATATTAAAGGTAGGGGAGCAGGAGGAAATATTCTTACCAGATACCCGGTTAGAAAAATAGAGCTCAAGTCTGAAGGAGTCTCTACACTAAGCGGCCTTGATATATGGTATGATGAATCCGTTGGTCGTTTAAATAAAGACGAAAGAGGTATTCACATTGGTAACTTCAATGGAGATGATAATATTCTGGTGATTTATAAAGATGGTAGCTATGAATTGACTAGCTATGAACTTACCAATCACTATGAAACCGCCAAGGTTATGCTCATTGAGCGTTTTGATCCTAAAAAAGTAGTATCAGTAATTTATTATGATGGAGATAGTAAAAACTACTTCGTTAAACGATTCCAGGTAGAAACTACTACTATTAATAAGAAGTTTAACTTCATCAGCGAAGCATCCGGATCTAAACTGGTAGTTGCCTCTACTTTCGATAAAACTACTGTAGAAGTAGAATTCATCAGAGGAAAAGGAAAAGATAAGGAAACCGAAGAACTGGCTTTAGAGGAGCAAATAGATGTAAAAGGATGGAAAGCCATGGGCAATAAACTATCACAGTTTACTGTTAAAAAGGTGAAGTTCGTTGAAGGTGAAAATATTAAAAAGGAAGTCGCTAACGATAACGATGAGGATGACGACGATACACATGGAGTAGGAGATACCATCGAGTTGTTTTAATATTTCCTGATTTTCAATGCATTAGAACTAATAAAGTACTTAATCAAATGAAATAAGATGAGGTTGTATCAAAAGTGGTCACTTAATTAGTGAAGGTAATATTGAAGTTTTTGAATTATATTCCAGATGAAATAATGGAGATTTCAAAAACTTGGGTGTAACTTAAAATCAACTTTTGATATAGCCTCATTGTCTTTTTGGATGAAAATACTCAAGGTAGTTTTAAAAATTTTTACATTTTCATTTATATTCCTTCTCTTAATAGTACTAGTTACCAATTTATGGATTTACTTTGCTACCAAAGATCAGGTGTATAAAGATATGGGTGATCTTCCCCAGCAAGACGTGGGTTTAGTGTTAGGTACCAGTAATTATCTGATGAATGGAGATCCTAATCCATTTTTTAGAGAGAGAATGAAGACCGCTGCTAAGCTCTATAAAACCGGGAAGATTAAGCATATTTTAGTGAGTGGAGATAATAGGAGTAGGTATTATAATGAACCTATAAAAATGAGGAAGGCCTTAATAAAGCTGGGGATACCAGCAGAGGCCATAACCCTTGATTATGCCGGACTGAGAACTTTAGATTCTATAGTTCGGTGTAAGAAAATTTTTGGACAGGATCATATCATTATAATTACTCAGTCATTTCATGGGTTACGTGCGCTCTTTATCAGTAATTATTATGATATGGAAGCCGTAGTAATGGGAGCTGATAATATTTCTATTTCTATGATTAATGTGAAAATGAGAGAGTGCCTGGCCAGAACTCTGGCTGTTTGGGATCTTTATATTGTTAAGAAAGAACCTAAATTTTTAGGTAAAAAAGAAACCTTGAATCTCTAATTTGAGTTCAAGT includes the following:
- a CDS encoding SanA/YdcF family protein; translation: MKILKVVLKIFTFSFIFLLLIVLVTNLWIYFATKDQVYKDMGDLPQQDVGLVLGTSNYLMNGDPNPFFRERMKTAAKLYKTGKIKHILVSGDNRSRYYNEPIKMRKALIKLGIPAEAITLDYAGLRTLDSIVRCKKIFGQDHIIIITQSFHGLRALFISNYYDMEAVVMGADNISISMINVKMRECLARTLAVWDLYIVKKEPKFLGKKETLNL
- a CDS encoding DNA gyrase/topoisomerase IV subunit A — translated: MAEENAENNEQEKNDDIIHDITPVSGMYENWFLDYASYVILERAVPAIGDGFKPVQRRIMHAMKEMDDGRFNKVANVIGSTMQFHPHGDASIGDAIVNLGQKDLLIETQGNWGDIRTGDSAAAPRYIEARLSKFALDVVYNPQTTEWQLSYDGRKKEPVTLPVKFPLLLAQGVEGIAVGLSTKILPHNFCELIKAAIDHLKGKKPSVYPDFPTGGMADFSEYNEGMRGGRVKVRAKIEEYDKKTLIIKDIPFGTTTTSLIDSIIKANDKGKIKVKQVIDNTAQDVEILVSLAPGQSPDITIDALYAFTDCESSISPNACVIIEDKPHFISVNDILRANTDQTVDLLTQELEIKRGELREKILFSSLEKIFIENRIYRDIEECETWEAVLETIDQGLEPYKPQFYREITQEDIVKLTEIRIKRISKFDSFKSDELLRKLEEELKETEYHLANIIDFSIAYYANLLKKYGEGKERKTEIKSFDAIDTTIVAANNQKLYVNRQDGFVGYALKKDEFVCECSDIDDIIVIRRDGKCVVSRISDKVFMGKDILHVGIWKKGDDRMTYNLVYLDGKSGRSMIKRFNVTAVTRDKEYDLTKKNKGSKVLYLTANPNGEAEVINVKLTSGSKARKKVFDFDFADIDIKGRGAGGNILTRYPVRKIELKSEGVSTLSGLDIWYDESVGRLNKDERGIHIGNFNGDDNILVIYKDGSYELTSYELTNHYETAKVMLIERFDPKKVVSVIYYDGDSKNYFVKRFQVETTTINKKFNFISEASGSKLVVASTFDKTTVEVEFIRGKGKDKETEELALEEQIDVKGWKAMGNKLSQFTVKKVKFVEGENIKKEVANDNDEDDDDTHGVGDTIELF